A single genomic interval of Alteromonas sp. CI.11.F.A3 harbors:
- a CDS encoding PRC-barrel domain-containing protein has protein sequence MDIRNRHGKSNFLKPTMLASIVAFAVGGSVFSASAQQTNDAATNSEIEVIKGKTDVEVTQPAPSVQVDQKDPKVDVEVGQAEVNVEYQDPEINIQQQQPEIEFVQAEPQVNINSAEPKVTVNQAEPEIIIEKSEPEINIVRRDENGDIRKDSDAAYVKHLTVHQLEEKDVMSANGEEIGSIEEVVQSSQSNELSLIVESGGVMGVGSRKSVLPLSEVSLEEGDIVWGSERDVEQLPEYSEARFVSIQQKNQTIEDFLSEE, from the coding sequence ATGGATATTCGAAATAGACATGGTAAATCAAATTTTTTAAAACCGACTATGTTAGCGAGCATTGTAGCATTCGCAGTAGGCGGTAGCGTATTTTCAGCATCGGCGCAACAAACAAATGATGCGGCAACGAATTCAGAAATAGAAGTGATTAAAGGAAAAACGGACGTGGAAGTTACACAACCGGCTCCTTCTGTACAGGTTGATCAAAAAGACCCCAAAGTAGATGTAGAAGTAGGTCAAGCTGAAGTAAATGTGGAATACCAAGATCCTGAAATCAATATTCAACAACAGCAACCTGAAATTGAATTTGTTCAAGCTGAGCCACAAGTAAATATTAATAGTGCAGAGCCGAAAGTGACGGTTAATCAGGCTGAACCTGAAATTATCATCGAAAAAAGCGAGCCTGAAATTAATATCGTCAGAAGAGATGAGAATGGGGATATCAGGAAAGACAGTGACGCTGCTTATGTAAAACATTTAACCGTACACCAGTTAGAAGAAAAAGATGTAATGAGTGCCAATGGAGAAGAAATTGGCTCAATTGAAGAAGTTGTTCAAAGTAGTCAAAGTAATGAGCTTTCGTTAATCGTAGAATCTGGCGGCGTAATGGGCGTAGGCTCGCGTAAAAGTGTACTGCCTTTAAGTGAAGTTTCATTAGAGGAAGGCGATATTGTATGGGGTTCTGAACGCGATGTAGAACAGCTCCCAGAATACTCTGAAGCTCGGTTTGTTTCTATCCAGCAAAAAAATCAGACAATTGAAGACTTTTTAAGTGAAGAGTAA